One genomic segment of Myripristis murdjan chromosome 20, fMyrMur1.1, whole genome shotgun sequence includes these proteins:
- the psme1 gene encoding proteasome activator complex subunit 1 — protein sequence MASMDIRPESKKQVDDFCQQLTKEAESLVSTFFPQKIAELEMLLKSSLSVDSLESLRAPLDIPIPDPAKEEAKRKKKEEREAKEGKKDKDSDKEDEDAGPPCGPICCNERVESLLQEVKPEIQTLKEKLNTVSMWVQLQIPKIEDGNNFGVAVQEKVFELLTNTRTKIEGFQTQISKYYSERGDAVAKAAKQPHVGDYRQLVHELDQYQYCELRLVVLDIRNTYAVLFDIINKNYDKIKKPRGDCKALIY from the exons ATGGCTTCTATGGATATTCGCCCCGAGTCGAAGAAGCAG gtgGATGACTTCTGCCAGCAGCTCACCAAAGAG GCCGAATCCCTGGTTTCGACGTTTTTCCCACAGAAGATTGCAGAGCTGGAGATGCTGTTGAAG AGTTCTCTCAGCGTCGACAGCCTGGAATCCCTGAGGGCTCCGCTGGACATCCCGATACCAGACCCGGCTAAAGAGGAGGCCAAACgcaagaagaaagaggag CGAGAGGCaaaggaggggaagaaagacAAGGACAGCGATAAAGAAGATGAAGACGCAG GGCCTCCCTGTGGTCCCATCTGCTGCAATGAGCGCGTGGAGAGTCTGCTGCAGGAGGTGAAGCCGGAGATCCAGACTCTGAAGGAGAAACTCAAcacg GTGTCTATGTGGGTGCAACTCCAAATTCCTAAAATTGAAGATGGCAACAACTTTGGAGTGGCTGTACAG GAGAAAGTGTTTGAGCTGCTGACCAACACGCGCACCAAAATCGAGGGATTCCAAACTCAGATTTCAAA ATACTACAGTGAGAGAGGTGACGCTGTGGCCAAGGCGGCCAAACAGCCCCACGTG GGAGACTACAGACAGCTGGTTCATGAGCTGGACCAGTACCAATACTGTGAGCTTCGCCTTGTGGTCCTGGATATCCGCAACACATAT gctgtGCTGTTTGACATCATTAACAAGAACTATGACAAGATTAAGAAGCCAAGAGGAGACTGCAAGGCTCTCATCTACTGA